A stretch of DNA from Bradyrhizobium algeriense:
CTTGCGGCGTGCCGCAAAGGATGGCGCCGAACTCCGGTTTATCGCCTGGCGGAGTGCTGCGGAAAATCCGTTCATGACCACAGCCGAGCGCGCCGCGGCACCACTGCTGCCAAACCTTCCCGCCCGCCGGCCGGACGCGCCGGGGCAATTCGCCTTCGCGGACCGGCACCGGGTCTGCACCATCCTCGAGGAGAGCGGCTGGACCGATATCGATATTCGGCCGATCGATGTTGACTGCACGCTGCCCGAGAAGGAGTTGGTCCGTTACCTGACCCGGCTCGGCCCTGTGGGCCTGATCCTTCAGGAGACGGACGACCAGACCCGCGCGCAAGTCATCGAAACGGTTCGCCCCGCCTTTGATTCCTACGTGCGCGGAACGGACGTCCGGTTTACCGCCGCCTGCTGGATGGTCGGTGCCCGAGCGCCGTCAGTTGCATCGAGGGTCACCGCGCGTGGCTGAGGCGGCGGACTATCTCGCGTGCATTGTTCTGATCGGGATCGGCGCGACGGCGGTGATGGACTTGTGGTCCATCGCCCGAAAATGGCTGTTCGGCGTTCCTGCGCTGGACTATGCCTTGGTCGGTCGATGGCTCGGCCATCTGGCGCGTGGGCGCCTTCGTCATGATCGGATTGCTGCTTCGCCGCCAGTGTGGGGTGAGCGCCTGATCGGGTGGACCGCGCATTATCTGATCGGTATCGCGTTCGCGGCCGTGCTGCTGGCGATCTGGGGTCTCGACTGGGTTCGCCACCCGACGATCGGCCCCGCACTGATCGTCGGAATTGGCAGCGTGGCGGCGCCCTTTCTGTTGATGCAGCCGGGAATGGGCGCCGGCATTGCGGCCAGCCGCACGCCGCGTCCCGTTGCCGCCCGGCTCCACAGCCTGACGACGCACGGAATTTTCGGCGTTGGCCTCTATGCAGCGGGCTGGCTTACAAGTCTGTTGAACGCGTTTCTACAGCGCTAACAACACAAGGCGCGGTTCACTCGCTCGAGTTACGATGAATACGTGGCTACGTTTCCCGCTGCCTGAGCAAATCCTCCAGATCCAGCCGTTTCGTGCACATCGCGAGCGAGCCGTCCGGCGCGCGAGGCCAGTCCTCCTGCGGCCGGTCGCGGTAGAGCTCGACGCCGTTCTGGTCGGGATCGCGCAAATACAGCGCCTCGCTGACGCCGTGGTCGCTGGCACCATCAAGCTCGATGCCGGCCTGGATCACGCGATACAGCGCATCCGCCAGCGCCGGGCGCGTCGGATAGAGAATGGCGGTGTGAAACAGCCCGG
This window harbors:
- a CDS encoding VOC family protein is translated as MPQNPPIIAGTRIGHVHLKVADLERALGFYCGVLGFEVMQRMGSGAAFISAGGYHHHIGLNTWESKGGHPPPPGTTGLFHTAILYPTRPALADALYRVIQAGIELDGASDHGVSEALYLRDPDQNGVELYRDRPQEDWPRAPDGSLAMCTKRLDLEDLLRQRET
- a CDS encoding DUF2938 domain-containing protein is translated as MAEAADYLACIVLIGIGATAVMDLWSIARKWLFGVPALDYALVGRWLGHLARGRLRHDRIAASPPVWGERLIGWTAHYLIGIAFAAVLLAIWGLDWVRHPTIGPALIVGIGSVAAPFLLMQPGMGAGIAASRTPRPVAARLHSLTTHGIFGVGLYAAGWLTSLLNAFLQR
- a CDS encoding class I SAM-dependent methyltransferase, with the protein product MDTAHQTDVEQTALWNGPAGRAWVETQDLLDQMFKPFENLLLGTAPAGPAGCVLDVGCGTGGTTLAIARALGGKGACVGVDISEPMIAAARIRAERQSAPASFMRADAQRHPFEPASFDLITSRLGVMFFDDPVRAFANLRRAAKDGAELRFIAWRSAAENPFMTTAERAAAPLLPNLPARRPDAPGQFAFADRHRVCTILEESGWTDIDIRPIDVDCTLPEKELVRYLTRLGPVGLILQETDDQTRAQVIETVRPAFDSYVRGTDVRFTAACWMVGARAPSVASRVTARG